The Octadecabacter arcticus 238 genome contains a region encoding:
- the ftsY gene encoding signal recognition particle-docking protein FtsY — translation MAFFKKLKDRMFQSSSKIEAGLDAIVEDGGVEEDVAAAQVIEAAASDAAEVEAQARAALDEQAAVVAQEEARIAEFEREVQAAERVEAQRQHAAELEDVARAEERDRLAADARRAEDAQQESEARKAELARQASVAAAEQAQRAEELRQAKAARSAEDARLEAERAEREKAAKPGLIGRLLGRGDAKTVVRRELDDDMLERLEELLISADMGVDTALRVTSNMAEGRFGKRLSTQEIKELLAAEITRIMEPVARPMPLYPTKPQVVLVVGVNGSGKTTTIGKLASQFQAAGKKVVIAAGDTFRAAAVEQLQVWGDRAGVPVLTAPEGSDPASLAFDAMEQAACDGADLLMIDTAGRLQNRADLMEELQKIVRVIRKKDPDAPHNTLLVLDATTGQNALSQVKTFQELADVTGLIMTKLDGTAKGGVLVALADKFGLPIHAIGVGEQIDDLAPFDPEDFAAALTGLDR, via the coding sequence ATGGCGTTTTTCAAAAAACTCAAAGATCGAATGTTTCAATCCTCGTCGAAAATCGAGGCGGGATTGGATGCCATCGTGGAAGATGGCGGCGTTGAAGAAGACGTCGCAGCGGCGCAAGTGATTGAAGCGGCGGCCAGTGATGCGGCAGAGGTTGAAGCGCAGGCGCGGGCCGCGTTGGACGAACAGGCAGCTGTGGTCGCCCAAGAAGAAGCCCGAATCGCCGAATTCGAACGTGAGGTACAGGCCGCCGAACGTGTCGAAGCCCAGCGCCAGCACGCGGCAGAACTCGAAGATGTCGCCCGCGCCGAGGAACGCGACCGTCTTGCCGCGGACGCGCGTCGCGCTGAGGATGCGCAACAAGAAAGCGAAGCCCGCAAAGCGGAACTGGCGCGCCAAGCGAGTGTTGCGGCCGCCGAGCAAGCACAGCGTGCCGAGGAATTGCGCCAAGCAAAGGCAGCACGTAGCGCTGAGGATGCACGGCTTGAGGCGGAGCGCGCGGAACGCGAAAAGGCCGCCAAGCCGGGCTTGATCGGGCGTTTGTTGGGGCGCGGTGATGCGAAGACGGTTGTGCGCCGCGAACTTGATGACGATATGCTTGAACGGCTTGAGGAATTGTTGATTAGTGCTGACATGGGCGTCGATACCGCGCTGCGCGTGACGTCGAATATGGCTGAAGGGCGCTTTGGAAAGCGGCTTTCTACGCAAGAAATCAAAGAGTTATTGGCCGCCGAAATCACCCGTATTATGGAACCGGTTGCGCGGCCCATGCCGCTGTATCCGACCAAACCGCAGGTCGTGTTGGTTGTCGGGGTAAACGGGTCGGGCAAGACCACGACGATTGGCAAGCTCGCCAGTCAATTCCAAGCGGCAGGCAAAAAGGTTGTGATCGCGGCAGGGGACACGTTCCGCGCCGCTGCCGTTGAACAATTGCAGGTCTGGGGCGATCGCGCAGGGGTCCCTGTGCTGACAGCACCCGAGGGCAGCGATCCGGCATCGCTGGCCTTTGATGCGATGGAACAGGCGGCGTGCGACGGTGCCGATTTGTTGATGATCGACACTGCAGGTCGATTGCAAAACCGCGCGGATTTGATGGAAGAGCTCCAAAAGATCGTGCGCGTCATCCGCAAAAAAGACCCAGACGCGCCGCACAATACCTTGCTGGTTCTGGACGCCACAACAGGACAAAATGCGCTGTCGCAGGTGAAGACGTTCCAAGAGCTTGCCGATGTGACGGGGCTGATAATGACCAAGCTGGACGGCACGGCCAAAGGTGGCGTTCTGGTGGCGCTGGCAGATAAGTTTGGTCTGCCGATCCACGCGATCGGGGTGGGCGAGCAGATTGATGATCTCGCGCCATTTGATCCAGAGGATTTTGCCGCAGCATTGACAGGGTTGGATCGATGA
- a CDS encoding alkane 1-monooxygenase, protein MPIFTTVTLMAPALIAMGAVWGGVWAISGLIWMTALTASLDRLITATLATVEGDEFPAADRLSTTLALVHFALWLLVIAALSGATGLLLWEKLAAFAGAGLFMGQVSNSNAHELIHRPGQWLRRAGRWVYISVLFGHHLSAHTLVHHVHVGTRSDPNTARRGESFYRFFVRAWSGGFRDGLRAENKRSALSGRPKWRHPYLDYIIGAGLVLILAALIGGGTGVLAAVCLSGFAQTQLMLSDYVQHYGLSRRIMANGKPEPVGSRHSWNAPHPMSSALMLNAPRHSDHHAHPSRPFPALRLDDDMPMLPRSLPVMACVALYPRLWRRVMDPRAALWQEPAE, encoded by the coding sequence ATGCCAATTTTCACAACCGTCACTTTGATGGCACCCGCGTTGATCGCAATGGGCGCTGTTTGGGGTGGTGTTTGGGCCATATCGGGGCTGATCTGGATGACCGCCCTGACCGCCAGCCTTGATCGATTGATCACCGCAACGCTGGCCACCGTTGAAGGCGACGAATTTCCAGCCGCAGATCGGCTCTCAACGACACTGGCATTGGTACATTTCGCACTTTGGCTGCTGGTCATCGCAGCCCTTAGCGGCGCAACCGGACTTTTGCTTTGGGAAAAGCTGGCGGCGTTTGCAGGGGCTGGATTGTTCATGGGACAAGTGAGCAACTCCAACGCCCATGAACTTATCCACCGCCCCGGCCAATGGCTGCGCCGCGCAGGTCGGTGGGTCTATATTTCGGTGCTGTTCGGGCATCATCTGTCCGCACACACCTTGGTGCACCATGTCCATGTCGGCACGCGCAGCGATCCAAATACCGCGCGCCGAGGAGAGAGTTTTTATCGCTTTTTCGTCAGAGCTTGGAGCGGTGGCTTTCGCGATGGGCTGCGGGCAGAAAATAAGCGGTCCGCGCTGTCGGGTCGCCCGAAGTGGCGCCACCCTTATCTCGATTATATTATCGGCGCAGGATTAGTGTTGATCTTGGCGGCGTTGATTGGCGGGGGCACAGGCGTTCTGGCTGCAGTTTGCCTGTCCGGCTTTGCGCAAACACAATTGATGCTGTCCGATTACGTGCAGCATTACGGTTTGTCACGCCGGATCATGGCCAATGGCAAACCCGAACCCGTCGGGTCGCGCCACTCGTGGAACGCGCCGCATCCGATGTCATCGGCGCTGATGCTGAACGCGCCGCGCCATTCAGACCACCACGCTCACCCGTCCCGCCCGTTTCCGGCCCTGCGGCTGGACGATGACATGCCGATGTTGCCACGATCCTTGCCCGTTATGGCCTGCGTTGCACTATATCCACGCCTGTGGCGGCGCGTGATGGACCCCCGCGCGGCCCTGTGGCAAGAACCTGCTGAATAG
- the xseA gene encoding exodeoxyribonuclease VII large subunit yields MDLTDEPEAAGNTPEFTVTELSGAVKRAIEGEFGHVRVKAEVGRVVHARSGHLYFDLKDDRNVLACTTWKGQVADLSVIPEEGMEVVVKGRMTTFGSQSKYQLNATEVAVAGVGALMAMLDQRKKALEAEGLFAAERKQALPFLPDVIGVITSPTGAVVRDILHRLRDRFPRKVIVWPVAVQGKDCAPQVARAIDGFNAMTSGGALPRPDLIIVARGGGSIEDLWGFNEEIVARAAAASTIPLISAIGHETDTTLIDFVSDQRAPTPSAAAEMAVPVRLELMAAVDQMGARATRAVTDGVARRKQRVADLARVLPKPKQLTEDAKQRFDYWSEKLDVALIGRVAAGRLRLGDASGLLRPSVLGNRLTLGRERMSGLNARLGPALGRMAAQARRDLDGQARRLRPETIAVAQTRAVKDLAATLRRMTTAAHTQTQKQRSRLEALDRMRETLGYRETLKRGYAVVRGDGVVVTTAKAAKAALTLDIEFADGTMAPTSKLAKPKGKMPPPDQGSLF; encoded by the coding sequence ATGGACCTGACCGACGAACCCGAAGCCGCAGGCAACACGCCCGAATTCACCGTAACTGAACTTTCGGGTGCCGTGAAACGCGCCATCGAGGGTGAGTTTGGCCATGTGCGCGTCAAAGCTGAGGTGGGCCGCGTTGTGCATGCGCGGTCAGGGCATTTGTATTTCGACCTCAAGGACGACCGCAACGTGCTGGCCTGCACGACGTGGAAAGGGCAAGTGGCCGACCTTTCCGTGATCCCCGAGGAGGGGATGGAGGTGGTCGTAAAGGGCCGCATGACGACGTTTGGCAGCCAATCCAAGTATCAGCTGAACGCGACCGAAGTGGCCGTGGCAGGGGTCGGCGCGTTGATGGCGATGCTCGACCAGCGTAAAAAGGCGCTGGAGGCGGAGGGCCTGTTCGCGGCTGAGCGTAAACAGGCGTTGCCATTTCTACCTGATGTGATCGGGGTGATCACGTCGCCCACCGGTGCCGTTGTTCGTGATATCCTCCACAGGCTTCGGGACCGGTTCCCACGCAAAGTGATCGTTTGGCCCGTTGCGGTTCAAGGCAAGGATTGTGCGCCGCAGGTGGCGCGCGCCATTGACGGGTTTAACGCGATGACCAGTGGTGGCGCGTTGCCGCGACCTGATTTGATCATCGTGGCGCGCGGCGGCGGGTCGATTGAGGACCTTTGGGGCTTCAACGAAGAAATTGTGGCGCGGGCCGCGGCTGCGTCAACCATTCCGCTGATTTCAGCCATCGGGCACGAAACCGACACGACGTTGATTGATTTTGTGTCTGATCAGCGTGCGCCAACACCTTCGGCGGCGGCGGAGATGGCCGTGCCGGTCCGGTTGGAATTAATGGCGGCAGTCGATCAGATGGGCGCGCGGGCGACGCGTGCGGTCACCGACGGCGTTGCACGGCGCAAACAACGTGTCGCAGATTTGGCGAGAGTGCTGCCCAAGCCAAAACAGCTGACGGAGGATGCCAAGCAACGCTTTGATTACTGGTCAGAAAAACTTGATGTGGCGTTGATTGGTCGCGTCGCAGCTGGGCGTTTGCGTCTGGGTGACGCGTCTGGCCTGCTGCGCCCGTCTGTGTTGGGCAATCGATTGACGCTCGGCCGAGAGCGCATGTCGGGCTTGAACGCACGGTTGGGGCCGGCTTTGGGGCGCATGGCGGCGCAGGCGCGGCGCGATTTGGACGGGCAGGCGCGCCGGTTGCGCCCCGAAACGATTGCGGTGGCGCAGACCCGTGCGGTCAAAGACCTCGCGGCGACGTTGCGCCGCATGACAACTGCGGCCCACACGCAGACGCAAAAACAACGCAGCCGACTTGAGGCGCTGGACCGCATGCGTGAAACGTTGGGCTACCGCGAAACGCTGAAACGTGGCTATGCCGTGGTGCGCGGTGACGGGGTGGTGGTGACGACAGCCAAGGCGGCAAAGGCGGCCCTCACGCTCGATATTGAATTTGCAGACGGGACAATGGCGCCCACGTCTAAGCTCGCGAAGCCGAAAGGTAAGATGCCGCCGCCTGATCAGGGCAGCCTTTTCTAG
- the purD gene encoding phosphoribosylamine--glycine ligase, translated as MNILILGGGGREHSLAWAVKQNPKCDRLIVAPGNAGIAQIAECAALNIEDGDVVAGFCADNAVDFVIIGPEAPLAAGVADVLRSNGLVVFGCSQAAAQLESSKSFTKAICDACDAPTARYGHFTDAKAAHDYVTAQGAPIVIKADGLAAGKGVVVAMDIDTAHTAVDDMLGGQFGDAGAEVLIEDFMDGEEASFFVLCDGTTVLPVGTAQDHKRAFDGDNGPNTGGMGAYSPAPVLTEDIVTIALRDIVEPTVAEMAKRGTPFQGILYAGLMIKDGLPRLVEYNVRFGDPECQVLMMRLGGQILDLLHACAENRLSDVTPNWADDHAMTVVMAAKGYPGAYEKGSQINNLIALSETSSEMTFHAGTATKDGQIVATGGRVLNVTARGATLKDAHAKVYAMVHHIDWPDGFYRTDIGYRAL; from the coding sequence ATGAACATCCTGATTTTGGGCGGTGGCGGGCGCGAACATTCCCTCGCTTGGGCAGTCAAACAGAACCCCAAATGCGACCGCCTGATCGTGGCGCCAGGCAATGCTGGCATCGCCCAAATCGCCGAATGCGCAGCACTTAATATTGAAGACGGTGATGTGGTTGCAGGCTTTTGCGCCGACAATGCCGTTGATTTTGTCATTATCGGCCCAGAGGCACCCCTTGCCGCCGGTGTTGCGGACGTTTTGCGATCCAACGGGCTTGTGGTTTTTGGATGTTCACAGGCCGCAGCGCAGCTCGAATCATCTAAATCGTTCACAAAGGCCATCTGCGACGCATGCGATGCACCAACCGCGCGTTATGGCCATTTCACCGACGCGAAAGCGGCGCACGATTACGTCACAGCGCAGGGCGCACCGATTGTCATAAAGGCCGATGGGCTGGCAGCTGGCAAAGGCGTCGTCGTCGCGATGGACATCGACACGGCCCACACTGCCGTTGACGATATGCTTGGCGGTCAGTTCGGCGACGCAGGCGCCGAGGTTTTGATAGAAGACTTCATGGACGGCGAAGAAGCCTCCTTTTTCGTGCTGTGTGACGGCACAACTGTCTTGCCTGTCGGCACCGCGCAGGACCATAAACGCGCCTTTGATGGTGACAACGGGCCGAACACAGGCGGCATGGGCGCCTATTCCCCAGCGCCCGTGCTCACCGAGGACATCGTCACCATCGCGCTGCGTGACATTGTTGAACCCACTGTGGCCGAAATGGCGAAGCGCGGCACGCCATTTCAAGGCATCCTTTATGCCGGCTTAATGATCAAAGACGGGCTGCCGCGCCTCGTGGAATATAACGTCCGCTTCGGCGATCCCGAATGCCAGGTTTTGATGATGCGGCTTGGGGGGCAAATCCTGGATCTGCTGCACGCCTGCGCCGAAAATCGCCTTTCAGATGTCACGCCAAACTGGGCTGATGACCATGCTATGACAGTCGTCATGGCCGCCAAAGGTTACCCCGGAGCCTACGAAAAAGGGTCCCAGATCAACAACTTGATCGCCCTGTCTGAAACATCATCAGAGATGACATTTCACGCAGGCACCGCAACAAAAGACGGTCAGATCGTCGCAACAGGTGGCCGCGTCCTCAACGTCACAGCACGCGGCGCCACCTTAAAAGACGCCCATGCCAAAGTTTATGCAATGGTCCACCATATCGACTGGCCCGATGGTTTTTATCGCACAGATATCGGGTACCGCGCGCTTTAG
- a CDS encoding CarD family transcriptional regulator, with translation MAKKKYDYSPNDFVVYPAHGVGKIVSIETQEIAGFELEMFVIAFEKDKMTLRVPTNKAEDVGMRSLASTEVVADCMKTLKGKAKVKKAMWSRRAQEYEQKINSGDLIAIAEVVRDLHRADDQREQSYSERQLYEAALERLTREFAAVGNGNELEAGTEITDTLQSRAPAA, from the coding sequence ATGGCTAAGAAGAAATACGACTACAGCCCGAACGATTTCGTCGTCTATCCCGCGCATGGAGTCGGCAAAATTGTGTCGATTGAAACTCAAGAAATTGCGGGCTTCGAATTGGAGATGTTCGTGATCGCGTTCGAAAAGGACAAGATGACGTTGCGTGTACCGACGAACAAGGCCGAAGACGTGGGCATGAGGTCGCTCGCTTCGACGGAGGTTGTGGCTGATTGCATGAAAACCCTGAAGGGTAAGGCGAAGGTCAAAAAGGCCATGTGGTCGCGCCGTGCTCAAGAATATGAACAAAAGATCAATTCAGGCGATCTGATCGCGATTGCTGAGGTCGTACGCGATCTGCACCGCGCCGACGATCAGCGCGAGCAGAGCTATTCGGAGCGTCAGTTGTATGAGGCCGCTTTGGAACGTCTGACCCGTGAGTTTGCTGCCGTCGGTAACGGCAATGAACTCGAAGCCGGTACTGAGATCACCGATACGTTGCAAAGCCGCGCACCTGCAGCCTAA
- the fdxA gene encoding ferredoxin FdxA, with product MTYIVNDSCIACKYTDCVEVCPVDCFYEGENMLVIHPDECIDCGVCEPECPADAIRPDTEPDMEKWVEFNRKYSEMWPVIITKKDQLPNAEEMDGKEDKMELFSEAPGEGG from the coding sequence ATGACCTACATCGTCAACGACAGCTGCATCGCCTGCAAATACACCGACTGCGTCGAAGTATGCCCCGTAGATTGTTTCTATGAGGGTGAAAACATGCTGGTGATCCACCCAGACGAATGTATCGACTGCGGCGTGTGCGAACCCGAATGCCCTGCCGATGCAATCCGCCCCGACACAGAGCCGGACATGGAAAAGTGGGTTGAATTCAACCGCAAGTATTCCGAGATGTGGCCCGTTATCATCACCAAGAAAGACCAATTGCCCAACGCCGAAGAGATGGACGGAAAAGAGGACAAGATGGAGCTGTTTTCTGAAGCCCCCGGTGAGGGCGGTTAA
- a CDS encoding RNA-binding S4 domain-containing protein, whose translation MSETGAATLRLDKWLWHARFFKSRGLAADLAKSGGIRVDGTSVSKPSRAISVGALLTFPKDDEVRIIKVLGLGARRGPAPEAQALYEDLTPARDPYIDPLEHRVGGRPTKKDRRDMDILKGSR comes from the coding sequence TTGAGCGAAACGGGCGCAGCGACACTCCGCCTTGATAAATGGCTCTGGCACGCGCGGTTTTTCAAATCGCGCGGGCTGGCTGCTGATCTGGCCAAATCGGGGGGGATCAGGGTCGATGGAACGTCCGTGTCCAAGCCAAGCCGCGCAATTTCCGTGGGCGCCCTGCTGACATTCCCAAAAGATGACGAAGTGCGGATCATCAAAGTTCTGGGCCTCGGCGCGCGCCGTGGTCCCGCGCCAGAAGCCCAAGCCTTATACGAAGATTTGACCCCCGCGCGAGATCCGTACATTGACCCGCTAGAACATAGGGTTGGCGGACGCCCGACCAAGAAAGACCGCCGCGATATGGACATTCTTAAGGGGTCGCGGTGA
- a CDS encoding helicase-related protein, giving the protein MTTRDSQRGRVTAVLGPTNTGKTHYAIERMLAHRTGVIGLPLRLLAREVYDRIVSVRGPSVVALVTGEERIVPPRAKYWVCTVEAMPQDIGADFVAIDEIQLCGDLDRGHVFTDRLLRMRGLHETLFMGAETMWGAIASMVPEADFVKRERFSTLTYSGSKKISRMPPRSAIVGFSVENVYAIAELLRRQKGGAAVVMGALSPRTRNAQVEMYQNGDVDYLVATDAIGMGLNLDIDHVAFSSITKYDGRRMRHLMPNELAQIAGRAGRFMNKGTFGVTGEAPTLDDDVVQAIQNNQFAPVKKLQWRNARLQFGSVGRLIQTLEERTDDPWLSRVRESDDLGALKAVSADAEVAARATDGPSVQLLWDVCRIPDFRGISNVEHAQLLTDIYNFLHQSGRIPDEWLVGRVNRIDRTDGDIDALSKRLAYIRTWTYVAQRKGWVGDESHWRETTRAVEDRLSDALHERLTARFVDRRTSVLLRRLNQKEGLVADVNETGEVTVEGQFVGKIEGFRFRQDQNASAEEAKTIRAASIQALAPQFHLRADRFYNAPDTEIDFTEQGGLMWGSAAVGKLVKGDDALKPKVVAFVDDEAGTDVAEKVQRRLQHFIDRKIATAFEPMKKMQNDETLTGLAKGFAFRLVESFGVAPRGDVADEVKALEQDARGALRKHGIRFGQFTVFMPLLLKPAPTRLRLVLWSLSKGLQDFPEAPPPGLVTVPTTQGLEAGAWAMSGYRAAGQRAIRIDMLERLADMLRDQNTRAGFEATPDMLSITGMTLEQFADLMGGLGYKAEKGEREKVRAAVQTKEPVSAPVNTIIDKTAPALAQDVAPVGSLDGVSDDPALVPTDVPVETTPETLLETTPETTPESPVDTLAEVPETIADAPVPQKTSADPVEMEMFYTFAWAPKRPASRPQSDKPQRKGPPKGKRGAKPAQGNKTQSFSARPPKKEKPIDPDNPFAAALAGLKRD; this is encoded by the coding sequence ATGACCACCCGAGATAGCCAACGGGGGCGGGTAACTGCCGTTTTGGGCCCGACGAACACGGGCAAGACCCACTACGCGATTGAACGTATGCTGGCGCACCGTACCGGTGTGATCGGCCTGCCGCTGCGTCTGCTTGCGCGCGAGGTTTATGACAGAATTGTCAGCGTGCGGGGGCCGAGTGTCGTGGCGTTGGTCACGGGCGAAGAACGCATCGTGCCACCGCGCGCCAAATATTGGGTCTGCACGGTTGAGGCGATGCCGCAAGATATTGGTGCAGATTTCGTCGCGATTGATGAAATCCAACTCTGCGGCGATCTGGATCGCGGGCATGTGTTTACCGACCGATTGTTGCGTATGCGCGGGCTGCACGAGACATTGTTTATGGGCGCTGAAACCATGTGGGGTGCGATCGCGTCCATGGTTCCGGAAGCTGATTTCGTAAAACGCGAACGGTTCAGCACGCTAACTTACTCAGGTTCCAAAAAGATTAGCCGTATGCCCCCAAGGTCGGCAATTGTCGGGTTTTCGGTTGAGAATGTCTATGCCATCGCAGAACTGTTGCGCCGCCAAAAGGGTGGTGCGGCAGTCGTGATGGGCGCGTTGAGCCCGCGCACGCGCAACGCGCAGGTTGAGATGTATCAGAACGGTGATGTGGATTATCTGGTGGCGACGGACGCCATTGGGATGGGTCTGAACCTTGATATCGACCACGTCGCGTTTTCCAGTATCACAAAATACGATGGTCGCCGGATGCGCCATTTGATGCCAAATGAGCTGGCCCAGATCGCCGGCCGCGCGGGTCGGTTCATGAACAAAGGCACGTTCGGAGTGACGGGAGAGGCCCCGACGCTGGACGATGATGTGGTTCAAGCAATTCAGAACAATCAGTTCGCACCCGTGAAAAAACTGCAATGGCGCAACGCGCGGCTGCAATTCGGATCGGTGGGTCGTTTGATTCAGACTCTCGAAGAACGCACCGACGATCCTTGGCTGTCGCGGGTGCGTGAAAGCGATGATCTGGGGGCCCTAAAGGCCGTGTCTGCTGACGCCGAAGTCGCGGCACGCGCCACGGATGGGCCTTCAGTGCAATTGTTGTGGGACGTCTGCCGAATCCCTGATTTTCGTGGCATCAGCAACGTTGAACACGCGCAGCTTTTGACGGATATCTACAACTTTTTGCATCAGTCCGGGCGCATCCCTGACGAATGGCTCGTGGGGCGCGTCAACCGCATTGATCGCACAGACGGTGACATTGACGCGCTTTCAAAACGGCTGGCATATATCCGGACATGGACCTACGTGGCGCAGCGCAAAGGCTGGGTTGGTGACGAAAGTCATTGGCGAGAGACGACGCGGGCTGTAGAAGACCGCCTATCGGACGCATTACACGAACGTCTGACAGCAAGATTTGTGGATCGGCGGACAAGTGTTTTGCTTCGCCGGCTCAACCAAAAGGAGGGCCTTGTGGCCGACGTAAACGAGACTGGTGAAGTGACTGTCGAAGGACAGTTTGTTGGAAAAATTGAAGGTTTCAGGTTCCGTCAGGACCAGAATGCCAGTGCTGAGGAAGCGAAAACCATTCGCGCCGCGTCCATTCAGGCGCTGGCGCCGCAATTCCATTTGCGCGCGGACCGGTTCTACAATGCACCGGACACAGAAATTGATTTCACCGAACAGGGTGGATTGATGTGGGGATCCGCTGCGGTTGGCAAGTTGGTAAAGGGCGATGATGCGCTGAAACCGAAAGTCGTCGCATTTGTTGATGACGAGGCCGGCACGGACGTTGCCGAAAAGGTGCAACGCCGCTTGCAGCACTTTATTGACCGCAAAATTGCGACCGCGTTCGAGCCGATGAAGAAAATGCAAAACGACGAGACCTTGACCGGATTGGCCAAGGGATTTGCGTTTCGGCTGGTCGAAAGTTTTGGTGTTGCGCCACGCGGTGACGTCGCTGATGAGGTCAAAGCACTTGAGCAGGACGCACGTGGCGCTTTGCGCAAACACGGTATCCGGTTTGGCCAGTTTACCGTATTTATGCCACTTCTTCTTAAACCCGCGCCGACGCGTTTGCGTCTGGTTTTGTGGTCTCTTTCCAAAGGCTTGCAGGACTTTCCAGAAGCCCCGCCGCCGGGTCTTGTGACCGTTCCGACGACGCAGGGTCTTGAAGCTGGCGCTTGGGCGATGTCGGGGTACCGCGCCGCGGGCCAGCGCGCAATTCGCATCGATATGCTGGAACGTTTGGCCGACATGCTGCGCGACCAAAACACACGGGCAGGGTTCGAAGCGACGCCTGATATGCTGTCGATTACTGGCATGACATTGGAACAATTCGCCGATCTGATGGGCGGTCTTGGTTATAAGGCCGAAAAGGGCGAGCGCGAAAAAGTACGCGCTGCGGTCCAAACCAAAGAACCAGTATCTGCGCCTGTCAATACAATCATCGACAAAACCGCACCGGCACTGGCGCAAGATGTCGCGCCAGTGGGTAGCCTTGATGGTGTGAGTGACGATCCCGCGCTAGTGCCGACAGATGTGCCGGTTGAAACAACGCCAGAGACGCTGCTGGAAACAACGCCAGAGACGACGCCGGAAAGTCCCGTCGACACTCTCGCCGAGGTTCCAGAAACTATCGCTGATGCGCCTGTGCCGCAGAAGACCAGTGCCGACCCTGTTGAAATGGAAATGTTTTATACGTTCGCGTGGGCACCCAAGCGTCCTGCGAGCCGTCCACAAAGTGACAAGCCGCAACGCAAAGGCCCGCCAAAAGGCAAGCGCGGCGCGAAGCCCGCACAGGGCAACAAGACGCAGTCGTTTTCGGCACGACCACCGAAGAAAGAAAAGCCGATTGATCCCGACAACCCATTCGCCGCGGCCTTGGCTGGGCTTAAGCGCGATTGA
- a CDS encoding tetratricopeptide repeat protein, which translates to MMRYTHTMGIKKHLHKSIVVALLLGVWFSTPSSAQSLADSERLDLLFEQLLEAEPDEADRIEGQIITEWGKSGSAAMDLLYRRGEDAMGAGTPDVAVEHFTALVDHAPDFAEGYNGRASAYYQMGLYGPAIDDLRQVLVLEPRHFGAMTGVAVMLEEIGRPEDALEAWQRIASLVPTDPEVASMIDRLKIQLQGKTL; encoded by the coding sequence ATGATGCGCTACACTCACACTATGGGAATTAAGAAACATCTGCACAAATCTATCGTGGTGGCACTTTTATTGGGAGTATGGTTTTCCACACCTTCCAGTGCCCAATCCTTGGCGGATTCCGAACGTTTGGACCTGTTGTTTGAGCAATTGCTTGAGGCTGAGCCGGACGAGGCGGACCGTATTGAGGGGCAAATTATCACCGAATGGGGCAAATCAGGCTCTGCGGCGATGGATTTGCTGTATCGACGCGGCGAAGACGCGATGGGCGCGGGCACGCCCGATGTGGCAGTCGAACATTTTACCGCCCTAGTCGATCATGCGCCGGATTTCGCCGAAGGCTACAACGGACGGGCATCTGCGTATTATCAGATGGGGCTTTACGGGCCGGCGATTGATGATTTGCGACAGGTTTTGGTGCTGGAACCGCGACATTTCGGGGCGATGACAGGCGTTGCGGTTATGTTAGAAGAAATCGGGCGGCCAGAGGACGCGCTTGAGGCGTGGCAACGCATTGCGTCGTTGGTGCCCACCGATCCAGAAGTCGCGTCAATGATAGACCGGTTGAAAATCCAACTTCAGGGCAAAACGCTCTAA
- a CDS encoding SCP2 sterol-binding domain-containing protein: MNDVISEAVIALNAKMGADGFDGTAKFDIEGEGTIVIDGDGARASDDDADVTLSADAETFKAILDGEQNPTSAFMTGKLSVDGDMGLAMKLAGVLS; this comes from the coding sequence ATGAACGACGTTATCTCCGAAGCAGTTATCGCATTGAACGCCAAAATGGGCGCAGATGGCTTTGACGGCACCGCAAAATTCGACATTGAGGGCGAAGGCACAATTGTAATCGACGGCGATGGAGCACGCGCATCCGATGACGACGCAGACGTCACACTGTCTGCCGATGCTGAAACGTTCAAGGCGATCCTTGACGGCGAACAAAACCCGACGTCGGCGTTTATGACGGGCAAACTGTCCGTGGATGGCGACATGGGCCTCGCAATGAAACTCGCCGGAGTGTTGAGCTAA